Proteins encoded in a region of the Dreissena polymorpha isolate Duluth1 chromosome 6, UMN_Dpol_1.0, whole genome shotgun sequence genome:
- the LOC127835517 gene encoding uncharacterized protein LOC127835517, which produces MCNMYIILSSVLVAAAVAQTFNPTLTVDSCTNSKLVVTVTDAADNGIIYIQGQDSACRQTTTSGSSQHEILFGSCNLEWEESFKIVIQKKALYQTGDDKQIPVMCLADLTDLTVSNNITALDKDDDAGQNKTVKPSATMTLFSDGVNVGGSSVMLTDTITMFLELDAEFIADFDIKAKGCSADNIEIIAAYCPVDVELFPHMQRVSQGRLSASFGAFRTTSLAGGAVAMPFSCTLQVCLGPCAPTTCEDGQDSYGRKKRQVAPAKPDNAVEDISVGSSIRITTEEVTIETTDENSDLCMNQGVFIALIIIMVAGLVATTVAAVVLFRKLQEKSGILSKLGSGQLSHMPC; this is translated from the exons ATGTGTAACATGTACATCATTCTCTCCTCCGTCCTGGTTGCAGCAGCCGTTGCGCAGACGTTCAACCCAACGT TGACGGTAGACAGCTGCACCAACAGCAAGCTGGTCGTCACGGTAACTGACGCCGCCGACAATGGCATCATCTACATCCAGGGCCAGGACTCCGCGTGCAGGCAGACGACCACTTCCGGTAGTTCACAGCACGAGATTCTGTTCGGCTCGTGCAACCTGGAATGG GAGGAGTCGTTTAAGATAGTGATACAGAAGAAGGCGCTTTACCAGACAGGCGATGACAAGCAGATTCCGGTCATGTGCCTGGCCGACTTAACAGACCTGACTGTCAGCAACAACATCACCGCTCT GGACAAGGACGACGACGCCGGCCAGAACAAGACGGTGAAGCCGTCGGCCACGATGACGTTGTTCAGTGACGGCGTTAACGTCGGCGGGTCGTCGGTGATGCTCACGGACACGATCACTATGTTCCTGGAGTTGGACGCTGAGTTCATAG ctGACTTTGACATCAAGGCAAAAGGCTGCAGCGCTGACAACATCGAGATCATCGCCGCCTA CTGCCCGGTAGACGTGGAGTTGTTCCCGCACATGCAGCGCGTCTCCCAGGGACGCCTGTCCGCCTCGTTCGGCGCTTTCCGGACCACGTCGCTCGCCGGGGGAGCCGTCGCCATGCCCTTCTCGTGCACGCTTCAGGTCTGCCTGGGACCGTGCGCCCCG ACTACGTGCGAAGACGGCCAAGACAGCTACGGCCGGAAGAAGAGGCAGGTGGCGCCCGCCAAGCCGGACAATGCCGTGGAAGACATCAGCGTCGGCTCCTCCATCCGCATCACCACCGAGGAGGTCACCATTGAGA CCACCGACGAGAACAGTGACCTCTGCATGAACCAGGGTGTCTTCATCGccctcatcatcatcatggttGCCGGCCTCGTCGCAACCACCGTCGCCGCCGTCGTACTGTTCCGGAAGCTCCAAGAGAAGTCCGGCATCCTCAGCAAACTCGGTTCCGGTCAGCTCAGCCACATGCCCTGTTGA
- the LOC127835232 gene encoding uncharacterized protein LOC127835232, which produces MICVTSYEDLKKNTNLLLERYACGKLREIVDMLNKDRNATGGNQHHHHKPTVRNPSARALSQGTATNTPPTNGGLSDLYDESGKKLDMCSAKRKSESETTEGLRSGKRFKHTGHTESTRNKLDTFLLDVMALFKRSDVPKSEWPKIQQPNPNTTPLKLRIVDELFKIDSTIVGCGYHHHILQIYLNREANVSLDSALTKALNKHNLVHHNFNYGPCKYTECCGIKVGSHLGTQTVSATLGGFAKANENLYALVSRHFVETVGNDVKHKRPNGDCVTIATHTVKPEGDLDISAARILPKTLITDTRFRDSIGRFTSSMLFNFEGQVDDLQSEYIFAWTANSVSRPSRGMITIPDFQRPSYQHNYVVIESEQDECADQGAVGPPVTESFGKRGDSGAIVCFDDKDGNGVHVVSMFMGELRFGDTHGLVSLPLQQGLQQINAKLGGENLQLC; this is translated from the exons ACAGGTggaaaccaacatcatcatcataaaccaACGGTCAGAAACCCAAGTGCGCGAGCGCTATCACAAGGCACTGCAACTAACACTCCACCTACAAACGGTGGCCTGTCGGACCTGTATGATGAGAGCGGAAAGAAACTGGACATGTGTTCGGCGAAACGCAAATCCGAGAGCGAGACGACTGAAGGTTTACGATCAG GTAAGCGGTTCAAACATACCGGGCACACCGAGTCGACCAGAAACAAGTTGGACACCTTTCTTCTAGACGTGATGGCGCTGTTCAAAAGGAGCGATGTACCGAAGTCAGAGTGGCCGAAGATACAACAGCCAAATCCAAACACAACACCCTTAAAATTGAGG ATCGTTGACGAACTGTTCAAGATAGATTCCACCATTGTTGGGTGCGGTTACCACCATCACATACTTCAAATATACTTGAATCGAGAGGCGAATGTTTCACTGGACTCCGCACTTACCAAGGCTTTAAATAAACACAACCTGGTCCATCACAATTTCAATTACGGTCCTTGCAAATACACCGAATGTTGCGGAATTAAAGTCGGATCACATCTTGGAACGCAAACTGTTTCAGCTACTTTGGGAGGATTTGCCAAAGCAAATGAAAACCTGTATGCGCTGGTCTCTCGTCATTTTGTGGAAACGGTTGGGAATGATGTAAAGCACAAGCGTCCCAATGGCGACTGTGTTACTATAGCAACACACACGGTCAAGCCAGAAGGTGACCTTGATATTTCAGCCGCCCGCATCCTCCCTAAGACACTTATCACCGACACTAGATTCAGAGACTCAATAGGCAGATTCACGAGTAGTATGTTATTCAATTTTGAAGGACAGGTGGACGACCTTCAGAGCGAGTATATATTCGCTTGGACGGCTAATTCAGTCTCACGACCCAGCCGTGGCATGATAACGATACCTGATTTTCAACGACCCAGCTATCAACACAACTATGTCGTCATTGAAAGTGAGCAAGATGAGTGTGCCGACCAAGGTGCAGTTGGACCTCCGGTAACAGAATCATTTGGCAAGAGAGGAGATAGCGGTGCAATCGTATGTTTTGACGATAAGGACGGAAACGGCGTTCATGTTGTTTCAATGTTCATGGGAGAGCTGCGATTTGGAGATACCCATGGCTTAGTTTCGCTTCCACTTCAGCAAGGACTTCAACAAATAAACGCAAAACTCGGCGGCGAGAACTTGCAGTTGTGTTAA